From the Xenopus laevis strain J_2021 chromosome 7L, Xenopus_laevis_v10.1, whole genome shotgun sequence genome, the window ttaaattTGGGAATAGTCGGGTTATTCCGGCATATCACATTAATCACCGTGACTAATTAGCAGTGAATGTGTTGTTTATAGGGTGTGATTGTGGCATTTGTGGGCATGAGCAATGACTGATCGTTATAGGACACAAGGCAATTGGTGGCTCTTTGTTTCCACAGAGACACGTTGCTCTGGTATCTGAACCAGCCTGTGTTTGTGTTCTTGAATAACTGAGGGCTTAAAAAATATCCCCATAAAGCTCTGTCACCCCCCCCTCCGCACTGGAACACATCGAGACTAGGGGTAACACAGGTACAGagtgcagttagggttgccacctgtgaaaaaaataccggccttcctatatatttataatttttccctattaataacattgggatcagccatcatttttactggccaggtaaattttggatagagaactgataATTCATCAAGTTACCCATGGGTGGTTGTGGCAAACAGGTGCCCGAGGCAAAGTTTAAAACACACAGCCACAGccctgttaaagggcatgtaaaggcaaaaaaaataaaatcccattctttaatgaaaacggaacctatctccaatatactttaataaaaaaaaatgtgtaccggttttataagaaacctgactgtatgccgtgaaattctcccttcatttactgctgtggataggaattgtcagacggtccctaactgctctgcagggaaacaatcatacttatgcacagcagggggagcccccaccttacttcccagccatgcagaactcaagcagctttgtttgtttccctgtagagcagtcggcgactgtgtagagatttgtattggattttatttttgcctttacatcccctttactgtttccaactccagctgcagggacaaagatcatggagtcagatttaaacagataaactgggattctatttggaggattattttgctgcagccactggttctgcagagttggagaaagtttatattaaacaatacaaaaactataaaatccacattagattacatgacaacacaggacccagtgcagtctgtatattctgattattaatcacttgctgtatcggcttctggcagatattatttgacttgtgctgttttgataatttacgaCGATCCCTaggcagcccagatcacactgagcatgtgcacagtcttggtcttgcaaagatgtttaacaaagttacaagatggtgaccccctgtggccaactttgaaagcataaatcatttgtttgattaggcttgtggtgcagtaggttcatgtttagtataaagaatacagcatttctagccttattctattttagactttagttcccctttaatatatagatacagtagaatccctgttttttcaggggaccagaaaaaaaaatggttttaaatctagggaaatgtattatgcataatatatagatgagaccacaaaaccacaatttaaaatgagggaaaccttaaaatcaggggatgcaaTATTGATGTTCCGCTGTATTATATGTAGTGACATTATTGCCTGTAGAGGACAACTTTGGCTCTGAGCACATGTAATATCATGAAACTCTCTCTCTCACTTATATATCAAATATAGGATTAAAGGGTAACTTACACCACAAATGACTCCTTTTCATGATGGATAGATCCGCTTTTGCATTGGCGGATGTCAAAAATGCCCCCCAAGGTGAATGTTCGGGGAGATGgttgtcccgaagaagaggaaattttgcaccggggcgactaatctccccaaatctgctcgtgttgCCTGACCCTTAAGGGCACAAAATCCTGCAGTGGTTAAAAATGGTCTCTAGCACTGACATAGTTAGATATAGAAACCAGTAGAGACCATGGAATTTCTAATTAAtcactttaaaacatattttgcacactacaggtatcagacctgttatctagaatgctcaggacctggggtttaatgGATATTAGATTCTTTCtctaattttgatcttcataccttaaggggattgttcaaagctgcaaagagtcagaagaaaaaggcaaattattacaaataaattacgaaaacgaattgaaaagttgcttagaattggtcttttataacaataaaaagttaccttaaaagtgaacctcccttaagtcaactagaaaatcatgtaaaatttaaataaacccaataggctggttttgcttccaataaggattaattatattttagttgttttattattacagagaaaaggggaataatatttaaaattttggaattttggattatttgattataatggagtctatgggagatggcctttatataattcggagctttctggagaacggatttccggatgacggatcccatacctgtactaactatcTGATATCCAGATGGGTCCCCTCTGATTACACATATATGGGTGCTGTTACTTTGCCAGATCTGGATTTTTCAGGTGGCCATAAACACACAGATCatatcgtacaaaacgaattttcgtaAGAGTGATATCGGCAGAATACTTGGATATTGATTGGCTCGtggatcgggctggacggaaaattttaaACGGGTGCCTTTGAAGATACCCAAACCTCTGCCATTGTtattgctgaattgtcagatggaggtagaattctattgtttctatatgtatatctgacgattcagctctacacgtgtgtattgaaaccaacgatctttcttttccaagaaagataataattgttacgtctatggccacctaatggagaactaaagcttaactaaagaagtagctcgaaatgttgtgcattatgttttgtgcttctgtaccagcccaaggcaatcacagccctttagcagtaaagatctgtgtctccaaagatgccccagtagctccccatcttcttttctgctgattcactgcacatgctctgtgctgctgtcacttactgagcttagggagccactcacaatatacagtacacatagaatagaaatgtcacaatataaggctgattagtaattaatacacataattactacatggcagcacagaaaccagtgcaattagcatcagaatttaataatcagcaaacctgtagcatcagcttatattacagccagggaagctcattttctgctggataattagtgacgagccctaagcttagcttctcaacagccaatcagagcccactgagcatgtgagtgtcacagacactttccaagatggtgaccccctgtgacaagtctgaagtcctggatcattgctgctattgacaagctcaaactttagcctcgtgcaacaagttctgtatataaaatacgacatttttagccatattcatgttttagggtttagttctcctttaaaggatacagTTATTAGATGAGAGGGTTTATGTTTGAATATCATTGGCATGGGGCTGCTGTATTTCTAATATACAGACCAAACCTTGTCATTAATGTAATaatactgctttatttttttgtcatatgCTTATAATTCCTTCTTCTTCCCTTAGGATCGGCCTATGGAATACAAGTTACTGTGCAAAACCCCTTCAACGTGGTCATTTTATTCCAGCGGATCACCTTAAAGTGCACTTACGAAACCTCCTCCACGCAGCCGCCCATCGTCGTCTGGAAATACAAGACGTTCTGCCGAGATCGCCTGACTGACGCGCTCAACCCAACGAGCCAAGATTCCCAGATCAATAGCCAACTGCAGCAGAATAATCCCGGCTTCAACCCGTATGTGGAGTGTCAGGACAGTTCCAGGACGGTGAGGATTGTGGCCACCAAGCAAGGGAACACCGTCACTCTGGGGGACTTCTACCAAGGACGCAGAATCACAATAAGCAACAGTACGTGGGTTTTATTGAGTGTTTAAGTCATTGATTGTAAAACTAGTTCCTGTGTTGGGTTACTGGATTAGTGATCCGACATCTGGTGTGGTCTGAAGCTACAACTTTAAATCTTGGTGACCCTGTTTAAatgggttgttgacctttgagttaactgttagtatgatgtagagagggatattctgagacaatttgcaattggttttaattttttattatttgtagtttttgaattatttagctttttattcagcaactctccagtttgtaatttcagcaatctggttgctagggtccaaattaccttagtaacAATGCAGTGacttgaacaagagactggaatatgaataggagaggcctgaatagacaccTTACAGGGACGCCCACTCTGGCAAGAGGCAAATGTGGCCAGAATCATACTGATACCCAAGGAAGGCAGGGATCCAAAATCTTATCGACCGATTTCACTTTTAAACCAGGACTTAAAAATTTGAAACAAAATAATGGCAGATAGACTACAACAAATACTACCATCAATACTCACCGAAAATCAGGTAGGTTTACTTAAACACCGCCACCCAGTCCGAGCCCTCCGACAAGTTCTCACCGCAATATACGTTAAcaacctggaaaaaagaaaacccGGAATGCTAATAAATCTAGATGCAGACAAGGCTTTTGACAGAATAACACACACATTTACGTCGCTTACTTAAATTTCAACACTTCGGCGTACATATGTTAAACCTTTTTctatgataatatatttttattaggatAAACACCACAATTTCAATTATAAGGTAAAGACATACTGAACATCTCGGGGTTTGGTTCCCATTTTTTGCATTGTTGATGCGGTCTGCATTCACAGATATCTTAGGATTTCCCACAGTAACTTTAATGACAAGcactaaatattttatttcaatagtACACAGTCTCAAAAGCATTGATAGTAGCGAGTGTACAGTGGTGtgcaaaactatttgcccccttcctgatttcttattcttttgcatgtttgtcacacttaaatgtttctgctcatcaaaaaccgttaactattagtcaaagataacataattgaacacaaaatgcagtttttaaatgaaggtttacgttaagggagaaaaaaaactccaaatctacatgggcctgtgtgaaaaattgattgccccccttgttaaaaaataacttaactgtggtttatcacacctgagttcaatttcaaaggttataaagccatttctaaagctttgggactccagcgaaccacagtgagagccattatccacaaatggcaaaaacatggaacagtggtgaaccttcccaggagtggccggccgaccaaaatgaccccaagagcgcagagaccactcatccgagaggccacaaaagaccccaggacaacatctaaagaactacaggcctcacttgcctcaattaaggtcagtgttcacgactccaccataagaaagagactgggcaaaaacggcctgcatggcagatttccaaggcgcaaaccacttttaagcaaaaagaacattaaggctcatctcaattttgctaaaacacatctcaatgattgccaagacttttgggaaaataccttgtggaccgacgagacaaaagttgaactttttggaaggtgcgcgtcccgttacatctggcgtaaaagtaacacagaatttcagaaaaagaacatcataccaacagtaaaatatggtggtggtagtgtgatggtctggggttgttttgctgcttcaggacctggaagacttgctgtgatagatggaaccatgaattctactgtctaccaaaaaatcctgaaggagaatgtccggccatctgttcgtcaactcaagctgaagcgatcttgggtgctgcagcaggacaatgacccaaaacacaccagcaaatccacctctgaatggctgaagaaaaacaaaatgaagactttggagtggcctagtcaaagtcctgacctgaatcctattgagatgttgtggcatgaccttaaaaaggcggttcatgctagaaaaccctcaaataaagctgaattacaacaattctgcaaagatgagtgggccaaaattcctccagagcgctgtaaaagactcgttgcaagttatcgcaaacgcttgattgcagttattgctgctaagggtggcccaaccagttattaggttcagggggcaattactttttcacacaggtttggatttcttttctcccttaataaaaaaatcctcatttaaaaactgcattttgtgtttacttgtgttatctttgactaatagttaaatgtgtttgatgatcttCTCAGTAACCATAATGAGcatttaaatattctttttttaattaactatagtctattaaaaagtatatttctaaGCATAAGCAATATGGAGACATTTCTAGGCAATACAGACTTTGGGGGCAAAGATTTAACATTTGCAGTTGAGGAGATAACACACAGCaaggaaacacaattttaatTTCATAATCAACATTTAACAACTAATTAAtgccacacacaggcagcattaaTTGAGAAAAGGGTTACTGGCTATGACCAACAGAAGGAATCGAGCCTCTCAGCAGGACCTGATGTAGGGCAGATCCCTGCGTTTGCCAAAATGTTTTCCGAATTACCGCAAATCCTCCATTGTAAACATTCCCTTGGCTCTGCGCAGTATAGAGTCCTTGGTTGCATCATACGGATATTCTTTTGAAGGAATCTCAAGTACTGCAGGGATGGAGATGGTGTGCGTGTCAATTACATGACGGATCATCTCGGCAATGAACTGGTTGATCAAAATAATGCCTATATCATTACGATTTAGAAAACTTCTAAACGTCTCTTCGATCTCGGTTACGCTCGTCTCCTTCTCCACCACCAAAAAATTGGGTTTCCGGTTCTTGTTCAGCTCCCCGATTCCACCGAGTAAGAAGCTGGTGACGGTGTCCTTGTCCCCGATAACCGCTATCAGCTTGCCTCGAACTAGACCCCCGGCCATCTTCTATTAAACACTCTAGCACACACACTCTGTCACACCGGACCTGCCATATgttaaacctttttaaaaatctatatttaacACCCACTACCTTTTTAACAGTGAACAACACTAACTCGGACAGATTCACAGAGGTGCACGCTAAGGATGCCCGTTGTCGCCCCTTCTATTTAACGTAGCAATTGACCCACTGTTACGACACATACTTAAAAATTCAGCAACTGCAAGGCATGACAATAGGCCAAACAAAGCTAAACGTGGCAGCATTCGCGGACGACATACTATTGTTCCTCAACCAACCTAAAACAGAAATACCTGTATCCTGCAATTTATACAAAGGTTTGGTAAATTAGCAGGATTCCAAATAAATCTGGACAAATCAGAGGCACTACAGACTGGCTCCCacactttccttttaaaaaaactaaaattagtaTCAAATATTTAGGGATCAGACTTCCATCACATCATAAGGATATATATGCCTTAAATATAcggaaaataatagaaaatattcAACAGGAGGTACACCAATGGAAACCTACTAATCTGACATTCCTTGGTAAAATACACTTCATCAAGATGATCTTTCCCAAACTATTATACCCATTACAGATGTTGCCATTTTACATAAAGCCAACTGACCTAAAAAGACTAAACCATACATGTAGAACttttatttggaataaaaaacgACCAAGGATCAGCCTCTTTAAATTGCAGCAACCTAAATATTTTGGCGGTACTAATCTTCCTAACATCAAAgaatataaacggtgagttctgatgtcatttctgtcacatgactcactgaaatgtgtgtattataataaataaagtaccccagttgcaaaatatgaggatattagaagttacctcggagttccatgacctgtatatcggccttgtacttttatatggtcttgaaactcctcggtaacttataatatccttatattttacaagagggggtactttttattcgctatatatttgtagccttacagagcatttgttttttagtagggatgcaccgaatccaggattcggtacgggatttcgacaggattcggcctttttcagcaggattcggattcggccgaatccttctggccggccgaaccaaatcctgatttgcatatgcaaattaggtatggggagggaaatcgcatgactttttgtcacaaaataaggaagtaaaaaatggtttccccttcccacccctaatttgcatatgcaaattaggatttggggtttcggccgaatccaaaatagtggattcgttgcatcccttttagatgggaagagtcagaagaaagcaaatagttaaaaaaaaaaataataaaaaaaataagttgcgTAGAATTGTCCATGCTAtaacataacttaaaggtgaaccacccctttaagtgtattgCAACAGACCTCATTTTTACATGCACTGATCAAAAAGTTcattgctgattggctgatacTGTTTCAGGCTAAAGTGTGCATGTTCCTTTTGTCTGGGCTGTAAGTTGACTTGTGACTagcttaaaagggtagttcacctttaagttaccttttagtatgttatataatggtctATTCTAGGAAAATtctcaatttgtcttcattatttattttttaataattttttgttaattatttgccttcttcttctgactttttccggctttcaaatggacagtcagtgaccccatctaaaaacaaatgctctacaaggctacacatgtattgttattgctactttttattactcatctttttatacaGGCCTCTACTATTAATATTGCAGTCTccttttcaaatcagtgcatggttgctaggataatttggaccctagcaaccagatggcaccaggaaagctgctggataaaaagttaaataactcaaaaaccacaaataaaaaatgaaaaccaattgaaaattgtctcagaatatccctctctacatcgtactaacagttaatttaaaggtgaacaacaacccatttaaaggattagtaacatcaaatttgtttaaaaaaaaaattgtttgtatactactaaaaaaaaaaacaccaacacatataaaactttaaaagtgagtctttatttagaaataagttACGGAATCTCCACTTGCGCTTCTCTTCAAAAAAAGGCGATCAGGTGATCCATTGTGCCACGCTCGATTaatcctccctgccttccttataggagatagccagggaggagaaattgaccgccacatgatggattgtcgccttttctgaagaggagcacaagcggagattcggtaagttatttcaaaataaagactttgtgattttaaatttaatatgtgttggtgttgttttttttcgtagtacacaaacacttttttttttttaaagattttttgctgttactggtcctttaaagacagGAAGCTATAAGGGTGAGTAATGgaacataaagctaaataactcaaaaaacacaaataataaaaaaatcaaaaccattgcaaattgtctcagaatatcactctctacatcatactgaccgttaatttaaaggtgaacagcccatttaaagACAGGAAGATACAAGGACCAGGCGAGTAAtggagcaaaaagctaaataactcaaaaaccacaattaataaaaaattaaaaaccaattgcaaattgtctcagaatatcactctctacattatcgTACTAACATTtcgtttaaaggtgaacaacccatttaaagaccGGAAGATATAAGGGCCAGGCGAGTAATGGAGTacaaagcgaaataactcaaaaaccacaaataataaaatatgaaaaccaattgcaaattgtctcagaatatctctctctacgtcatactaaccgTTAATTCAGagttgaacagcccctttaaaactGCCAGTCATAGGCTTAAATGGCAACCACCAGCAGTGACAGGTGGGATTCTTCCTGGAAATGCTcaattgcaaaaaacaaaatctgCTTGTCACGGTCAGTGAGAACTAGTTAGTTACTTTAGTAGCAGGGAGCCTGATCAGTAATACTGTTCCTTCCTTATATAGGGGCAAGTCAAAGAGGGCTCACTGTATACAGAAgtcattttaaatatatcattTGTCTGTGTGGAAGTCTGTTTTAAGGCTTAGATACATTGGCATAGGACCTTTTGTTTCCTCCTCTTAtactaatacatttattttctaccCTTTTAGCTGCAGACCTGAGCATTGATCAGACCGCATGGGGTGACAGCGGAGTCTATTACTGCTCTGTTATTTCCAATCAGGATCTCACAGGGAACAACGAGGCCTACTCTGAGCTTTTGGTACTGGGTAAGTCTGTCCTGACTTGTGCTGTAAAGAATCCTGTGCATCCTGCCGGGCATGTTTGTCTGAACACGTCTGCGTTTTGATTTTACattaatgtactttttattaccagtataggatctgatatccagaaaccagttatccaaaattattggatagccatctcccatagatttagattttaatcaaaataattcacattttgtagctctgtaaaacagtagcttgtacctaattaagcaaaacaatcctgttggttgatttaatgtttaaagaacaaggaaagttaaactaaagaagtagaaatgttgtacatgatgttttgtgctcctgtaccagcccaaggcaaccccagccctttagcagtaaagatctgtgtctccaaagatgccccagtagctccccatcttcttttctgctgattcactgcacatgctctgtgctgctgtcacttactgagcttagggacccactcacaatatacagtacacatagaatagaaatgtcacaatataaggctgattagtaattaatacacataattactacatggcagcacagaaaccagtgcaattagcatcagaattgaataatcagcaaacctgtagcatcagcttatattacagccagggaagctcattttctgctggataattagtgacgagccctaagcttagcttctcaacagccaatcagagcccactgagcatgtgagtgtcacatacactttccaagatggtgaccccctgtgacaagtttgaagtcctggatcattgctgctattgacaagctcaaactttagcctcgtgcaatacattcagtatataaaatatggcagttttagccatattcatgtctagggtttagttctcctttaaaatattctttgtaGACAacgtatggagatctaaattacaaaaattattctttatctgcaaaaccccagctagcaagcattctggataacaggtcccatacctgtactatactttcTGTTTACAGATTATACCACAAGAACTATGAAGCACCTTTGAAATCCATTAAAAAGTGCTTCATAATTCACACGACACACTGAAgtgaatgtattaaaaaaaaaaaaaagattaggggTCAGGTTTGGATTATATTCAGCCAATTTTTCTTAAAGGTCTAAGAAAGCCAGTGTGGGGGTGGCATTTTATTCTGCTCCCCAATTAGTGACTATAATTGCTTACCTTTTACCCCATGAATGTTCTTTACTTGTTTGAAAAGTGTATCGCCTTGATGTAGCCCTGAAATCTAATAGATTTCTATGATGGCAAGTAATCTATTATGGCCTCCAGGAAACTAATTGTATCCTCCAGGTGTAACATACCCTAATACAGTCACTGTTTCAGACAGGTATTGGACTTGTTCTCTAGAAtgctccagataagggatctttccataatttggatctccataccttaaagggattctgtcatgatttttatgatgtagtttttatttataaattaccttgtaaattgtttacactgcagataattcactctacaatataaaatgtcattactgaatcagcaagtgtatttatttagttgtaatattggtgtgtaggtgcatctcaggtcattttgcctggtcatgtgctttcagaaagagccagcactttaggatggaactgctttctggcaggctgttgtttctcctttaactgaatgtgtctcagtgggacctggattttactattgagtgttgttcttagatctaccaggcagctgttatcttgtgttagggagctgctatctggttaccttcccattgttctgttgttaggctgctggggaggggggtgatatcactccaacttgcagtaaagagtgctattgtttatcagagcacaagtcacatgactaggtgcagatgggaaactgactatatgtTTAGCCctatctcagatttcaaaatgaaatatacaacaatcatattgctcttttgagatatggattcagtgcagcagtctgctggagcagcactattaactgatgtgttttgaaaaaaaacatgttttcccattacagtatccctttaacaaggccTCTTTTTATAAACTCTGTTCAAGGCAACAATCACAACCaaccataacaaaaaaaatattgatctgCTTTGGTCCaggtagtagggatgcaccgaatccactttattggattcagccgaacccccgaatccttctgaagaaggccgaacccccgaatccttctgaagaaggccgaatcctggattcggtgcatccctaccaggtAGTGACAGTTAATGCCCTGCTGAAAGTTGGCGCTTACTCAGAATACACAGAATATTGTCCCTGCACCAAAGCTGCCTTCGGGTAGCAACTCCCAGCTGGCCTGCAGGGTGAGTGGATACAGGGGCAGAACGGATCAGTAACTAAAGAATCTGATGGCCTAAAGGGAGAAACTAAATGACAAAAGCAGACCTGTATCAGCCTGTTCCTGTGTAACTTGTAATTCCAgttgcaagtagggttgccaccttttctggaaaaaaataccggccttcctatatatttagcttttttccctattaacaacattgggatcagccatcatttttaccagccaggccggtaaaataccggccaggtggcaaccctagttgcaagaGAAATGGacaattaataaaacaattcTCATTTCCCAGAGATCTCTTCCTGCAGAGTTAAATTGCTCTACACTGCCCCATCCAGTTTATGGACAGCAAAACATTCTACTATGGGAAGATGCAGGGTTGGCCAGTTAGAGGGCCTCTTtcttcctaaaggtggccatacacgggctgataaaagctgccgacagaccgaatcggcagcttattggcccgtgtatgggggcccccgacgggcttccccgatcgagatctctatcggatgggattaaaaatcctgta encodes:
- the LOC108696943 gene encoding V-type proton ATPase subunit F-like produces the protein MAGGLVRGKLIAVIGDKDTVTSFLLGGIGELNKNRKPNFLVVEKETSVTEIEETFRSFLNRNDIGIILINQFIAEMIRHVIDTHTISIPAVLEIPSKEYPYDATKDSILRRAKGMFTMEDLR